One Methanococcus aeolicus Nankai-3 DNA segment encodes these proteins:
- the ablB gene encoding putative beta-lysine N-acetyltransferase, with protein sequence MDKITNIHGSVIQLSDLNDRIYLMKLNQDKIGELLPQLNEICVKREYTKIFAVIPNNLKKEFENECYVEEAFVKGYFLDDDAIFMSKYFSKDRKISRFPEKVKEVLNVAENKRPIKSCSNLDSNFSLGVVNKDDAGELANLYKKVFETYPFPIYDPNYIIKMMNSNVVYFAIKHSGKIVAAASSEINKENRCVEMTDFAVLPEYQGHRLAQQLLFAMEDEMRNKGIRVAYTIARALSLGMNITFAKLGYKYTGTLVNNTNICGKLEDMNVWYKHLK encoded by the coding sequence ATGGATAAAATAACAAATATCCATGGTTCAGTTATTCAGTTGAGTGATTTGAACGATAGAATATATTTGATGAAGTTGAATCAAGATAAAATAGGGGAATTATTGCCACAATTAAATGAAATTTGTGTTAAGAGAGAATATACAAAGATATTCGCCGTGATACCAAATAATTTAAAAAAAGAGTTTGAAAATGAATGTTATGTGGAAGAGGCTTTTGTAAAGGGATATTTTTTAGATGATGATGCAATATTTATGTCAAAATATTTTAGTAAGGATAGAAAAATTAGTAGGTTTCCTGAAAAAGTGAAGGAAGTATTAAATGTTGCAGAAAATAAAAGACCCATTAAATCATGCTCTAATTTAGACTCCAATTTCTCATTGGGTGTTGTTAATAAAGATGACGCGGGAGAACTGGCAAATTTGTATAAAAAAGTGTTTGAAACCTACCCATTCCCAATTTATGACCCAAATTATATTATTAAGATGATGAACTCCAATGTAGTTTATTTTGCAATAAAACATTCTGGTAAAATCGTGGCAGCGGCATCGTCCGAAATAAATAAGGAAAATCGATGTGTTGAAATGACAGATTTTGCTGTATTGCCAGAGTATCAAGGTCATAGATTAGCCCAACAGTTACTTTTTGCAATGGAAGATGAAATGAGAAATAAAGGGATTAGAGTAGCATATACAATTGCCAGGGCGCTGTCCTTGGGCATGAATATCACATTTGCAAAACTTGGATATAAATATACGGGAACTCTTGTAAATAACACGAATATTTGTGGAAAGCTGGAAGACATGAATGTTTGGTACAAACATTTAAAATAA
- a CDS encoding translation initiation factor IF-2 subunit gamma, producing MVKVKQSEINIGMVGHVDHGKTSLTRQLTGTWTDTHSEELKRGISIRLGYADCEIMKCPKCGAPEAYSVSKTCPVCGTKTKMSRKISFVDAPGHETLMATMLSGASLMNGAILVIAATEKCPQPQTKEHLMALDALGIENIIIVQNKIDLVDEERAKESYNEIKEFVKDTVAEKAPIIPISAHHGANIDILLNAIEDLMPTPEMDEGAPARLYVARSFDINKPGCEISKLKGGVIGGSIIQGTLNSGEKIEIKPGLKIVEGNKIRWESIITKITSLGVGGKTVKVAHPGGLVGIGTELDPALTKSDSLSGCVAGAPGTLPETLSEITVQTKLLDRIVGSDEELIISPLKSNEALMLNVGTATTVGIITSARGDMADMKLKLPICADKGDRIAMSRRIGSRWRLIGYGIIQ from the coding sequence ATGGTAAAAGTAAAACAGTCGGAAATAAATATTGGTATGGTTGGTCATGTTGACCACGGAAAAACCAGTTTAACCAGACAACTAACCGGAACATGGACGGACACCCACAGTGAAGAGTTAAAAAGAGGAATCTCCATAAGATTAGGTTATGCAGATTGTGAGATTATGAAGTGCCCAAAATGTGGAGCTCCCGAAGCATATTCTGTGAGCAAAACCTGTCCAGTATGTGGCACCAAAACAAAAATGTCAAGAAAAATATCATTTGTAGATGCACCTGGGCACGAAACGCTAATGGCTACAATGTTATCAGGAGCTTCCCTTATGAATGGGGCAATATTGGTAATAGCTGCAACAGAAAAATGCCCACAACCCCAAACAAAAGAACATTTAATGGCACTTGATGCCCTTGGAATTGAAAATATTATTATTGTTCAAAACAAAATTGATTTAGTTGATGAAGAAAGAGCAAAAGAAAGCTACAACGAAATAAAAGAATTTGTAAAAGACACAGTAGCAGAAAAAGCCCCAATTATCCCTATTTCAGCACATCACGGAGCAAATATTGATATATTATTAAATGCAATTGAGGATTTAATGCCAACCCCTGAAATGGATGAGGGAGCTCCTGCACGATTATATGTTGCAAGAAGTTTTGACATCAATAAACCAGGATGCGAGATAAGTAAGCTTAAAGGTGGGGTTATCGGAGGGAGCATAATTCAAGGAACACTTAATTCAGGCGAAAAAATCGAAATTAAACCGGGATTAAAAATCGTAGAAGGAAATAAAATTAGATGGGAATCTATAATTACAAAAATCACATCTCTTGGTGTTGGAGGTAAAACTGTTAAAGTGGCTCATCCGGGAGGATTGGTTGGAATTGGAACAGAATTAGACCCAGCACTTACAAAATCAGATTCACTAAGTGGATGTGTAGCCGGAGCTCCGGGAACATTGCCTGAAACTTTATCCGAAATCACAGTTCAAACAAAATTATTGGATAGAATTGTAGGTTCAGACGAAGAATTAATAATAAGCCCTTTAAAATCAAATGAAGCTTTAATGTTAAATGTGGGAACAGCAACCACAGTTGGAATAATAACCTCCGCAAGAGGAGATATGGCTGATATGAAGTTAAAACTTCCTATTTGCGCAGATAAAGGGGACAGAATAGCAATGAGTAGAAGAATAGGTTCAAGATGGAGATTAATTGGATATGGAATTATTCAATAA
- the kamA gene encoding lysine 2,3-aminomutase: MEKIFDKKHKDFAEKISKNIGLEEWYDWKWQLKNSIRDIDTFEEVIGIKFHEDEKAELQEAADVFPLSITPYYASLIDVKNFREDPIFKQSFVGVEELITENFEMADPLAEDKDSPVPGLTHRYPDRILFYISHACAVYCRHCTRKRKVGDTDSIPSKKQIEKGLDYIRNNPQIRDVLLSGGDPLLLPDDYLDWILTELWSIPHIEVIRIGTRVPVVLPYRITDELVNMLKKHHPLWINTHFNHIKEITKSSKNALRKLADVGIPLGNQSVLLRGVNDCPNVIKKLNQKLAANRVRPYYLFQCDLSEGLSHFRTSVRKGVEIIESLIGHTSGFAVPRYVVDAPGGGGKIPVMPNYVISWGTDRVILRNYEGVITTYKEPEHQDDCSKDCTGCERGLAEEGEEHDLVGIEKLLFNSADDTISLVPQGTERIDKRDNNG; encoded by the coding sequence ATGGAGAAAATATTTGATAAGAAACATAAAGATTTTGCAGAAAAGATATCAAAAAATATAGGCTTGGAAGAATGGTATGACTGGAAATGGCAGTTGAAAAACTCCATAAGGGATATAGACACTTTTGAAGAAGTTATAGGCATAAAATTCCATGAAGACGAAAAAGCAGAATTGCAGGAAGCAGCAGATGTATTTCCACTGTCAATAACGCCATATTATGCATCATTGATAGATGTAAAAAACTTCAGAGAAGACCCTATTTTTAAGCAGTCTTTTGTTGGCGTAGAAGAATTAATAACCGAGAACTTTGAGATGGCTGACCCATTGGCTGAAGATAAAGATTCTCCGGTTCCAGGATTAACACATCGTTATCCAGATAGAATATTATTTTATATCAGTCATGCCTGTGCGGTATATTGTCGTCATTGCACCCGTAAAAGGAAAGTAGGCGATACAGATAGTATTCCGTCAAAAAAACAGATAGAAAAAGGACTGGATTATATTCGAAACAACCCTCAAATTAGGGATGTTCTTTTATCAGGGGGGGACCCACTACTTTTGCCTGATGATTATTTAGACTGGATTTTAACTGAGTTGTGGAGTATACCACACATTGAAGTGATTAGAATAGGTACGAGAGTTCCTGTGGTTTTACCTTATCGTATTACCGATGAATTAGTAAATATGCTGAAAAAGCACCATCCGCTATGGATAAATACTCATTTTAATCATATAAAAGAAATAACAAAATCTTCAAAAAATGCATTAAGAAAACTGGCAGATGTTGGAATTCCTTTGGGGAATCAGTCAGTATTATTGCGGGGGGTTAATGACTGTCCAAATGTCATTAAAAAACTTAATCAAAAATTGGCTGCAAATAGGGTAAGACCATACTATCTTTTCCAGTGTGATTTATCGGAGGGGCTTTCACATTTTCGTACATCTGTGAGAAAAGGAGTTGAAATTATAGAAAGTTTAATTGGCCATACAAGTGGATTTGCAGTTCCAAGGTATGTTGTAGATGCACCTGGCGGAGGAGGTAAAATACCAGTCATGCCAAACTATGTAATTTCATGGGGGACTGACAGGGTTATTTTGAGAAATTATGAGGGCGTTATTACCACCTACAAGGAACCAGAGCACCAGGATGATTGCAGTAAAGATTGTACGGGCTGTGAAAGAGGGCTGGCAGAGGAAGGAGAAGAGCATGATTTAGTTGGAATAGAGAAGTTACTCTTTAATTCGGCAGATGACACAATATCTCTAGTTCCACAAGGAACTGAAAGAATTGATAAAAGGGACAATAATGGATAA
- the cobI gene encoding precorrin-2 C(20)-methyltransferase, with protein sequence MVEKVYGIGVGPGDKDLLTVKAVNILNSVDTIFVPISKEGRSSVAYDIIKDVLNEDKKENIVELLFPMSKDIDYLKKYWNDAFNTIKEANGEVALITIGDPTLYSTFSYVWSSLKENNISVEIINGIPSPFASAGRLNIPLVEGDENIAILPQGKDLEKYLGVFDTIVVMKTKSLGEKLKKLVDEEHKNDYIVGIVSKACCENEEIQMGKIDEINFDEVNEYLSLAVIKKIK encoded by the coding sequence ATGGTAGAAAAAGTTTATGGAATTGGAGTAGGTCCAGGAGATAAAGATTTATTGACGGTAAAAGCTGTAAATATATTGAATAGCGTAGATACAATTTTTGTCCCAATATCAAAAGAGGGTCGGAGCTCCGTAGCATATGATATAATAAAAGATGTATTAAATGAGGATAAAAAAGAAAATATCGTAGAATTATTATTCCCAATGAGTAAAGATATTGATTATTTAAAAAAATACTGGAACGATGCTTTTAATACCATTAAAGAAGCAAATGGAGAAGTAGCACTAATAACAATTGGGGACCCAACATTGTACAGCACCTTCTCTTATGTGTGGAGCTCCCTAAAAGAAAATAATATTTCTGTTGAAATTATAAATGGCATTCCTTCGCCTTTTGCAAGTGCGGGAAGGTTAAATATCCCACTTGTTGAAGGCGATGAAAATATTGCAATACTTCCTCAGGGAAAGGATTTAGAAAAATATTTGGGAGTATTTGATACTATTGTAGTTATGAAAACTAAAAGTTTAGGAGAAAAACTTAAAAAATTAGTTGATGAGGAGCATAAAAACGATTATATTGTAGGTATTGTAAGTAAAGCCTGTTGCGAAAATGAAGAAATTCAAATGGGAAAAATCGATGAAATTAATTTTGATGAGGTTAATGAATATTTATCTCTTGCAGTGATTAAGAAGATTAAATGA
- the tfrA gene encoding fumarate reductase (CoM/CoB) subunit TfrA, whose product MITDILIIGGGGAAARCAIECNKSVIVAVKGLFGKSGCTVMAEGGYNAVVNPNDDFEIHFNDTMKGGAYINNPKLVEILIKNSPKELENLEKFGSLFDRNEDGTIAQRPFGGQSFNRTCYSGDSTGHEIMAGLMEYVGKKDNIKIMEDTTAIKLIVKNNVCYGALFINNITGEIFPIYAKSTVLATGGAGQLYPITSNPIQKVGDGFALAYNEGAILKDMEMVQFHPTGMVGTGILVTEAVRGEGGILYNKDKERFMKNYDPQRMELSTRDVVAKAIFNEVQEGRGINGGVYLDVSHLNPKLIEEKLETMFRQFMDIGVDIRKEPMIIAPTAHHTMGGIRINEKCETNIGGLYACGEVAGGIHGANRLGGNALADTQVFGAIAGKNACDYAENSPINHKLNNINEYTEELINNIKQEIDNLKNKDNGANKNSKDNNTNDVETVYNLIDTLKNIMWNYVSIVRTEEGLNKALNEINDLKNKIDNVKLNGIIDILRYFDLKNMIVVSELIIKSALKREESRGAHYRKDFPETIDRFKGNFVAQNNKITFIPLKE is encoded by the coding sequence ATGATAACAGATATTTTAATTATTGGTGGCGGAGGAGCAGCGGCAAGATGTGCAATAGAATGCAATAAATCCGTAATAGTGGCAGTTAAAGGACTTTTTGGTAAAAGTGGTTGCACTGTGATGGCAGAAGGAGGATATAACGCCGTTGTAAATCCAAATGACGATTTTGAAATTCATTTCAATGACACTATGAAAGGAGGAGCATACATAAATAATCCAAAATTGGTTGAAATACTTATAAAAAATTCTCCAAAGGAATTAGAAAATTTAGAAAAATTTGGCTCACTATTCGATAGAAATGAGGACGGAACCATAGCACAACGACCATTTGGGGGGCAGAGTTTTAATAGAACTTGTTATAGTGGAGATAGCACAGGGCATGAAATAATGGCGGGGCTGATGGAATATGTTGGCAAAAAGGACAATATTAAGATTATGGAAGATACCACAGCAATAAAATTAATTGTAAAAAATAATGTTTGTTATGGGGCTCTGTTTATAAACAACATCACAGGAGAAATATTCCCAATATATGCAAAATCCACAGTATTGGCAACGGGCGGAGCTGGGCAATTATATCCAATTACATCAAATCCAATCCAAAAAGTAGGGGACGGTTTTGCACTGGCATATAATGAAGGTGCAATTTTAAAAGATATGGAGATGGTGCAATTTCACCCAACGGGAATGGTTGGAACTGGTATATTGGTTACGGAAGCCGTAAGGGGAGAAGGTGGAATATTATACAATAAAGATAAAGAAAGATTTATGAAAAATTACGACCCTCAAAGAATGGAGCTATCCACAAGAGATGTCGTAGCAAAAGCAATATTTAACGAGGTTCAAGAGGGAAGAGGAATAAACGGAGGAGTTTATTTAGATGTATCTCATCTCAACCCTAAATTAATAGAGGAAAAATTAGAAACAATGTTTAGGCAGTTTATGGATATTGGCGTAGATATTAGAAAGGAACCAATGATTATAGCTCCTACGGCACATCATACAATGGGGGGCATAAGAATAAATGAAAAATGTGAAACCAATATAGGCGGATTATATGCCTGTGGAGAGGTTGCAGGCGGAATTCATGGGGCAAATAGATTGGGGGGAAATGCTCTGGCAGATACTCAGGTTTTTGGAGCAATCGCTGGAAAAAATGCCTGTGATTATGCAGAAAATAGCCCTATAAATCATAAATTAAATAATATCAATGAATATACAGAGGAATTAATTAATAATATTAAACAGGAAATAGATAATTTAAAAAATAAAGATAATGGGGCTAATAAAAATAGTAAAGATAATAACACAAATGATGTGGAAACCGTATATAATTTAATAGATACACTTAAAAATATTATGTGGAATTATGTTTCCATAGTGAGAACAGAGGAAGGACTAAATAAGGCACTAAATGAAATAAATGATTTAAAAAATAAAATAGATAATGTAAAATTAAATGGTATAATTGATATTTTAAGGTATTTTGATTTAAAAAATATGATAGTAGTTAGTGAATTAATTATAAAAAGTGCTTTAAAAAGAGAAGAAAGTAGGGGGGCCCATTATAGAAAAGATTTTCCTGAAACAATTGACAGATTTAAAGGCAATTTTGTAGCACAAAACAATAAAATTACTTTCATACCGTTAAAAGAATAA
- a CDS encoding shikimate kinase gives MDKTGSSSAMALASGTIINAIATGKGSAFGIDLNVCATVELIDDGKKRIKGIIKDHPTVKPNLIETCVKNVLNYFELDYSATVSTKTTIPVKSGLSSSSATSNAVVMATIDAIGEKLDPKLILDLAIKSSFDEKLTITGAYDDATASYYGGITITDNTKRELIKRDTFKSNNESIEDIIDVLILIPNLNKNVNVNRMKLLKNSVAVAFKECLAGNYYNALFLNGILYASALNFPTNIAIEAIESGALTAGLSGTGPSYIALCNKENTENVKNTLNKYGKVIITKLNNKGASIVW, from the coding sequence ATGGACAAAACAGGGAGCTCCTCGGCAATGGCTTTGGCATCAGGAACCATTATAAATGCCATAGCCACAGGTAAAGGTTCGGCATTTGGTATAGATTTAAATGTATGTGCCACGGTTGAGCTGATTGATGACGGAAAAAAAAGAATTAAAGGAATTATAAAAGACCATCCTACCGTGAAGCCCAATCTTATAGAAACTTGTGTAAAAAATGTTTTAAATTATTTTGAGTTGGATTATTCTGCAACAGTAAGCACAAAAACCACAATACCAGTGAAATCTGGGCTTAGTAGTAGTAGTGCCACATCTAATGCCGTAGTTATGGCTACAATTGATGCAATAGGGGAAAAATTAGATCCTAAATTAATACTTGATTTGGCTATAAAATCCTCTTTCGATGAAAAATTAACCATCACAGGAGCTTATGATGATGCAACGGCGTCTTATTATGGTGGCATAACAATAACAGATAATACAAAAAGAGAACTAATTAAAAGAGATACCTTTAAAAGTAATAACGAAAGCATTGAGGATATTATTGATGTTTTAATACTTATTCCAAATTTAAATAAAAATGTTAATGTAAATAGAATGAAACTTTTAAAAAATTCTGTTGCCGTGGCATTTAAAGAGTGTTTAGCTGGAAATTACTACAACGCACTATTTTTAAATGGTATTTTATATGCTTCGGCATTGAATTTTCCAACAAACATAGCAATTGAGGCAATCGAAAGTGGAGCTCTAACAGCAGGATTATCTGGAACAGGTCCATCATACATAGCATTATGCAATAAAGAAAATACCGAAAATGTTAAAAATACATTAAATAAATATGGTAAAGTAATTATCACAAAATTAAACAATAAAGGGGCGAGTATAGTATGGTAG
- a CDS encoding ATP-binding protein, translating into MFVEQIMDLIGEWANNSIVGWEVKYYNHIKNKYGSRKLDKEDTDTLLTVLDAIGDFEAGFSANITKGDIIENFQRGKLNIVDLSGFEVNQMVALVSYIAKQLLTNRISYAKSKRDLYNHDEKIRSSARNTMYQLESKFPALTKPIVMIVEEAHIYIPKNKETDASYWLGKIAREGRKFGIGLGIISQQPKKLNEDVLSQTNTKIILRIVEPEDQKYIQKASEDLGEDLVKDLTSLGIGEAVITGTAIKLPAIVKIDKFDGAYGGEDINIYEEWNEL; encoded by the coding sequence GTGTTTGTTGAACAAATAATGGATTTAATTGGTGAATGGGCAAATAATTCTATTGTTGGATGGGAAGTAAAATATTACAATCACATAAAAAATAAATATGGCAGTAGGAAGTTGGATAAAGAAGACACAGACACATTGCTTACTGTGTTAGATGCTATTGGAGATTTTGAAGCAGGTTTTTCGGCAAATATTACCAAAGGAGATATTATTGAGAATTTTCAAAGGGGCAAATTAAATATAGTTGATTTAAGCGGTTTTGAAGTAAATCAGATGGTAGCATTAGTTTCATATATTGCAAAACAGCTTTTAACAAATAGAATTTCATATGCAAAATCAAAAAGGGATTTATACAATCATGATGAAAAGATACGGAGCTCCGCGAGAAATACGATGTACCAGTTGGAATCCAAATTTCCAGCACTTACAAAACCAATTGTTATGATTGTTGAGGAGGCACATATATACATTCCAAAAAATAAGGAAACCGATGCCTCATACTGGCTCGGAAAAATAGCAAGAGAGGGCAGAAAATTTGGAATAGGTTTGGGAATAATCTCACAGCAACCAAAAAAATTAAACGAAGATGTTTTGAGCCAGACAAATACAAAAATTATACTTAGAATAGTAGAACCAGAAGACCAAAAATATATCCAAAAAGCTTCTGAGGATTTAGGGGAAGATTTAGTAAAAGACCTTACATCACTTGGCATTGGTGAGGCGGTGATTACAGGAACTGCAATAAAACTTCCTGCAATAGTTAAAATTGATAAATTCGATGGGGCATATGGCGGAGAGGATATAAACATTTATGAGGAATGGAACGAGTTATGA
- a CDS encoding acylphosphatase, whose translation MATTYELKIHGIVQHVGFRDRIEDIGRGLGIDGVVYNYEDGTVRILANFDDEEIKEFFKKSIKFLEKKDNLIKIEEIEDRELKSHIEFPKGINRISADDLMELNKKLDEGVRYIKMIFGQMELMNEKLDRIIELLENKN comes from the coding sequence ATGGCAACAACTTATGAGTTAAAAATACATGGAATTGTTCAACATGTTGGGTTTAGAGATAGAATAGAAGATATAGGCAGAGGTTTAGGGATTGATGGGGTAGTTTATAATTATGAAGATGGAACTGTAAGGATTTTGGCAAACTTTGATGATGAAGAAATAAAAGAATTTTTTAAAAAAAGTATAAAGTTTTTGGAAAAAAAGGACAATTTAATCAAAATAGAAGAGATTGAAGACAGAGAATTAAAATCACATATTGAGTTCCCAAAAGGCATAAACAGAATTTCAGCAGACGATTTAATGGAGTTAAACAAAAAACTCGATGAAGGGGTTAGATATATTAAAATGATATTTGGACAGATGGAATTAATGAATGAAAAGTTAGATAGAATAATAGAATTATTGGAAAATAAAAATTAA
- a CDS encoding beta-ribofuranosylaminobenzene 5'-phosphate synthase, which translates to MKLISPSRIHMGLIDLNGSIGRVDGGIGITIDYPNFVIEGRGSSQIDIEFNKNILNNFNPQDLKDIENRIYNSSKEILKYMGEEGIYLKINEIMPQHNGLGSGTQISLATGKIISEIYNKKLNAKTISKITGRGGTSGIGVYSFEKGGFIIDGGHSFGKDKNKEKQDFKPSSASKNTPVAPLLFRHDFNWDIVLTIPKGKNICGDKEIDIFKKYCPISLNETQKICHLILMKMMPSIINNDFNSFGEVVNELQYIGFKNIERELQKPAVKELIKNLQKISYSGLSSFGPTIYSLCNGKEDIQKVKEYSNEFFDNNGIEGEIIITKANNTGHKIL; encoded by the coding sequence ATAAAATTAATATCTCCATCAAGAATACATATGGGACTTATAGACCTAAACGGAAGTATTGGGAGAGTAGATGGGGGAATAGGTATAACGATAGATTATCCTAATTTTGTTATTGAGGGAAGAGGGAGCTCCCAGATAGATATAGAATTTAATAAAAATATATTAAATAATTTTAATCCCCAAGACTTAAAAGATATAGAAAATAGAATATATAATTCTTCCAAGGAAATATTGAAATACATGGGAGAAGAAGGAATTTATTTAAAAATTAATGAAATAATGCCTCAGCATAACGGTTTAGGTAGTGGAACCCAGATTTCATTGGCAACAGGTAAAATAATATCCGAAATATACAATAAAAAATTAAATGCTAAAACCATATCAAAAATAACAGGAAGAGGCGGAACTTCTGGAATTGGAGTTTATTCATTTGAAAAAGGAGGATTTATAATCGATGGCGGACATAGTTTTGGAAAAGATAAAAATAAAGAAAAACAAGATTTTAAACCATCATCGGCATCAAAAAACACCCCCGTAGCTCCACTGTTATTTAGGCATGATTTTAATTGGGATATTGTTTTAACAATTCCAAAGGGCAAAAACATTTGCGGAGATAAAGAGATAGATATTTTTAAAAAATACTGCCCCATATCATTAAATGAAACTCAAAAAATATGTCATTTGATATTAATGAAAATGATGCCATCAATAATAAATAATGATTTTAATTCATTTGGTGAAGTTGTCAATGAGTTGCAATATATTGGATTTAAGAATATTGAAAGGGAGCTCCAAAAACCAGCTGTAAAAGAACTAATAAAAAATCTACAAAAAATATCATACAGCGGATTATCAAGTTTTGGACCAACAATATATTCATTATGCAATGGAAAAGAAGATATACAGAAAGTTAAAGAATATTCTAATGAATTTTTTGATAACAACGGCATAGAGGGGGAAATAATAATTACTAAGGCAAATAATACGGGGCATAAAATATTGTAG
- a CDS encoding CBS domain-containing protein yields MTTTVKSIMKKPILLNENDNISDAIELFKTHNISGAPVINDDNYFVGVVSEEDIIKTLTTHNEDINILLPSPFDLLELPLKTTLKLEEYRKDIENAMKTKVKEIMVKDVITITPDTTINEASKIMVKNKVKRLPIVENGELVGIVTRHDILEALC; encoded by the coding sequence ATGACTACGACTGTAAAATCAATAATGAAAAAACCCATTTTATTAAATGAAAATGATAATATTAGCGATGCCATAGAATTATTTAAAACCCACAATATTAGTGGAGCTCCCGTGATAAATGACGATAATTATTTTGTAGGTGTGGTATCAGAGGAAGATATTATAAAAACATTAACGACTCATAATGAAGATATAAATATTTTATTACCATCTCCCTTTGATTTGTTGGAGCTCCCATTAAAAACTACCTTAAAACTTGAAGAATATAGAAAAGATATTGAAAATGCAATGAAAACAAAAGTAAAGGAAATCATGGTAAAAGATGTAATTACAATAACGCCAGACACCACAATTAACGAAGCTTCAAAAATTATGGTTAAAAATAAAGTTAAAAGGCTTCCCATTGTTGAAAATGGGGAATTAGTTGGAATAGTAACAAGGCATGATATTTTAGAAGCTCTTTGTTAG
- a CDS encoding TraB/GumN family protein, with the protein MNIKINNGINECDIHLIGTAHVSEDSVDKVEKSICEINPDLIAVELDKDRFFAITKNNTNDPDNLKKVDLIKIIKEGNISLFLVHTLLANFQKDIGEKFGIKPGSEMKKAIDLAIAYNKPISLIDRPINITLKRAIQSLSSKEKLQIMLSFISGDKNIDLDEKSINEMVDNADDLIDVLKEVSPTIYGVLVDERDKYMAKNIYELSKEKERILVVVGAGHLKGIINYLKKLENNEIYINLKELTELKKNKNYLKIIISTLIVSIVVYGFWAIASDPEALKKLTIDWILINGGLSALGAIIARGKFPSVIAAFLGAPITSLIPVVGAGYIAGLVELKYRGITSDDIDELLNSNNIKNLMKNNSAMRVLMVATLSSIGSAIGTFYFIPKFLGHLF; encoded by the coding sequence ATGAACATAAAAATAAACAATGGGATTAATGAATGTGACATACATCTAATAGGCACCGCGCATGTTTCGGAGGATAGTGTGGATAAGGTGGAAAAATCAATATGCGAGATAAACCCCGATTTAATAGCAGTTGAGCTTGATAAAGATAGATTTTTTGCAATAACTAAAAATAATACAAATGACCCCGATAATCTTAAAAAAGTAGATTTAATAAAAATCATAAAAGAAGGAAATATCAGTCTTTTTTTAGTGCATACTCTTTTAGCAAATTTTCAGAAAGATATAGGGGAGAAATTTGGCATAAAGCCGGGTAGCGAAATGAAAAAGGCAATTGATTTAGCAATAGCATACAATAAACCTATATCATTAATAGATAGACCAATAAACATTACTTTAAAAAGAGCAATACAATCACTGTCATCTAAGGAAAAGCTACAAATTATGCTGAGTTTCATTAGTGGCGACAAAAATATTGACTTAGACGAAAAATCAATAAATGAAATGGTAGATAATGCAGATGATTTAATAGATGTATTGAAAGAAGTATCTCCTACAATATATGGTGTTTTAGTCGATGAACGAGATAAATATATGGCAAAAAATATATATGAACTCAGCAAAGAAAAAGAAAGAATATTGGTGGTTGTAGGAGCGGGGCATTTAAAAGGCATCATCAACTATTTAAAAAAGCTTGAAAATAATGAAATATATATAAATTTAAAGGAGCTAACAGAATTAAAAAAAAATAAAAATTATCTAAAAATAATTATTTCCACATTAATTGTATCAATTGTAGTTTATGGATTTTGGGCAATTGCATCGGACCCAGAAGCTCTAAAAAAGCTCACGATTGACTGGATACTTATAAATGGTGGTTTATCTGCTCTTGGGGCAATTATTGCAAGAGGTAAATTTCCATCAGTTATTGCAGCATTTTTGGGAGCTCCCATAACTTCATTAATACCTGTTGTAGGGGCGGGATATATTGCCGGATTAGTCGAGCTAAAATATAGGGGGATTACCTCCGATGATATTGACGAGCTTTTAAATTCCAATAATATAAAAAATTTAATGAAAAATAACAGTGCCATGAGAGTTTTAATGGTTGCCACACTTTCCAGTATTGGAAGTGCTATTGGGACTTTTTATTTTATTCCAAAATTTTTAGGACATTTGTTTTAA